The Desulfovibrio sp. Fe33 genome includes a window with the following:
- the tpx gene encoding thiol peroxidase, with the protein MVERTGIITIEGNPLTLVGPEIKVGDTAPDFTVAANDMTPATLADFSGKVLVIASVPSLDTPVCDVETRRFNNEASALGDDVKILTISMDLPFAQARWCGAAGIEAVQTLSDHAQASFGENWGTLIKELRLLARAVFVVGKDGKIAYAQYVSEVTEEPDYEAALKAVRELIG; encoded by the coding sequence ATGGTAGAAAGAACCGGAATCATAACCATTGAAGGAAACCCGCTGACCCTGGTGGGCCCTGAAATCAAAGTCGGCGACACCGCTCCCGACTTTACCGTGGCCGCCAACGACATGACCCCCGCCACCCTGGCCGACTTCTCCGGCAAGGTGCTCGTCATCGCCTCGGTGCCCTCCCTGGACACCCCCGTCTGCGACGTGGAGACCCGCCGCTTCAACAACGAAGCCTCGGCGCTGGGCGACGACGTGAAGATACTGACCATCAGCATGGACCTGCCCTTTGCCCAGGCCCGCTGGTGCGGCGCGGCCGGGATCGAGGCCGTGCAGACCCTGTCCGATCACGCCCAGGCATCCTTCGGCGAGAATTGGGGCACGCTCATCAAGGAACTCCGCCTCCTGGCCCGCGCCGTCTTCGTCGTAGGCAAGGACGGCAAGATCGCCTACGCCCAATATGTGAGCGAAGTCACCGAGGAACCCGATTACGAAGCCGCCCTCAAGGCGGTCCGCGAACTGATCGGATAA